The following are from one region of the Candidatus Poribacteria bacterium genome:
- a CDS encoding NADH-quinone oxidoreductase subunit B, whose amino-acid sequence MGLDFVGQGAGETDGNIITTTIDKVVNWGRKNSLWPMPFGTACCAIEMMATLASKFDLSRFGSEAIRFSPRQSDLLIVSGRISIKMMPVLKRIYDQMPDPKWVISMGACASCGGVFDTYTLIQGVDQFIPVDVYIPGCPPRPEDLIDAVLQVQQKITSGASPKGVEVIYE is encoded by the coding sequence ATGGGATTAGATTTTGTTGGACAAGGTGCCGGGGAAACGGATGGCAATATCATCACCACGACTATTGATAAAGTCGTTAACTGGGGACGAAAGAACTCGTTGTGGCCGATGCCGTTCGGGACAGCGTGCTGTGCAATTGAGATGATGGCGACCTTGGCTTCCAAATTTGACCTTTCTCGGTTCGGTTCTGAGGCGATCCGCTTTTCACCGCGCCAATCCGATCTACTCATCGTTTCCGGCAGAATCTCCATCAAAATGATGCCGGTGCTGAAACGTATCTATGACCAGATGCCGGATCCGAAGTGGGTGATTTCGATGGGAGCATGCGCTTCCTGTGGTGGTGTGTTTGATACCTATACCCTCATCCAAGGTGTCGATCAGTTCATCCCTGTGGATGTATACATTCCTGGATGTCCACCACGCCCCGAAGACCTCATTGATGCGGTGCTACAGGTGCAGCAGAAAATCACCAGCGGTGCTTCACCCAAAGGAGTAGAGGTTATTTATGAATGA
- a CDS encoding NADH-quinone oxidoreductase subunit C, which yields MNEEKEVEEQSKPLVLEKLETHHSDALLAQDEARGTIVVVVRKDQAYAVLEYLKTDPELAYTFLVDVTALDNSQMESELIQFDYARFMIVYQLYSYQGQCRIRVKVPVHENDLSVVSVTGLWQGANWLERETYDMFGINFEGHPDLRRILMPDDFEGYPLRKDYPLRGRGERERFNFDKQNV from the coding sequence ATGAATGAAGAGAAAGAAGTTGAAGAACAATCGAAACCTCTTGTCCTTGAAAAGTTGGAAACACATCATTCAGATGCGCTTTTAGCACAAGACGAAGCGCGCGGCACCATCGTTGTTGTTGTCCGTAAAGATCAGGCTTACGCTGTTTTAGAATATCTGAAAACAGATCCCGAACTCGCTTATACTTTTCTCGTTGATGTTACTGCTCTGGACAATTCGCAGATGGAATCCGAGTTGATACAGTTTGACTACGCGAGGTTCATGATCGTCTACCAGCTCTATTCCTATCAAGGGCAGTGTCGTATTCGAGTAAAGGTACCTGTGCATGAAAACGACCTGAGCGTCGTATCTGTCACTGGGTTGTGGCAGGGCGCGAATTGGTTGGAGCGCGAAACTTATGACATGTTTGGTATCAATTTTGAGGGGCACCCTGATCTACGTCGGATTTTGATGCCTGATGATTTTGAAGGATACCCGCTTCGGAAGGATTATCCGCTCCGTGGACGCGGCGAACGTGAACGCTTTAATTTTGATAAGCAGAATGTGTAA
- the nuoD gene encoding NADH dehydrogenase (quinone) subunit D — protein sequence MQGGLERATGEKMVLNFGPQHPATHGTLRIVLELDGESVLKATPHAGYLHTGFEKLGEHLDYNQYIVVTDRMNYLSPLSNNFGYVLAVEQLLGIEVTKRCQYIRILMAELSRLADHLLWLGTAALDLGAFSVFLYSFREREKLYSIFEKTTGARLTTSYTRVGGVLRDLYDGCEEDIRQFIGNFPKALKETHTLLTRNRIWMDRTKGVGAISADDAINYGLTGPCLRATGVAHDIRKAEPYSSYDEVTFDVPVGSNGDAYDRYLVRMEEMIQSCGIVTQVLDNMPDGPVNLEDNKVTMPDKPDAYGHIEGLIHHFKIVMDGHGVQPPQGEHYCATESPNGELGFYIVSDGSGTAYRIRIRPPSFLHFQALPRMLEGGMVSDTVAVLGSLNVIAGELDR from the coding sequence ATGCAAGGTGGGCTGGAACGAGCGACAGGCGAAAAGATGGTTCTCAACTTCGGTCCGCAACATCCGGCGACACATGGCACGCTTCGCATCGTGTTAGAACTTGATGGTGAATCTGTCTTGAAAGCGACACCACATGCTGGCTACCTGCACACCGGATTCGAGAAACTCGGTGAACATCTGGATTACAACCAGTACATTGTTGTGACAGATCGGATGAACTATTTGTCGCCACTGTCGAACAATTTCGGATATGTACTTGCCGTCGAACAGCTGCTCGGCATTGAAGTCACAAAACGGTGTCAATATATTCGTATTTTAATGGCGGAACTCTCACGGCTGGCAGATCACCTGCTATGGTTGGGAACCGCTGCACTCGATTTAGGGGCATTTTCGGTATTCCTCTATAGTTTCCGCGAACGTGAGAAGTTGTATAGCATCTTTGAAAAGACGACTGGAGCACGGTTGACGACGAGTTATACCCGCGTCGGCGGCGTTCTCCGAGATTTGTATGATGGGTGTGAAGAAGATATCCGTCAATTCATCGGCAACTTCCCAAAGGCACTAAAAGAGACCCATACCCTGCTCACACGGAATCGGATCTGGATGGATCGCACGAAAGGTGTTGGAGCCATTTCAGCTGATGATGCCATTAATTATGGCTTGACAGGTCCCTGTCTCCGAGCCACCGGCGTTGCACATGACATCCGGAAGGCTGAGCCGTATTCAAGTTACGATGAAGTTACCTTTGATGTACCAGTTGGAAGTAACGGCGATGCTTATGACCGCTACCTCGTTCGGATGGAGGAGATGATTCAGAGTTGTGGCATCGTTACCCAAGTACTGGACAATATGCCTGACGGACCGGTCAATCTTGAAGATAACAAGGTTACAATGCCGGACAAGCCCGATGCTTATGGACATATTGAGGGATTAATCCATCACTTTAAGATTGTTATGGACGGACACGGCGTGCAGCCGCCACAAGGCGAACACTATTGTGCGACCGAATCACCGAACGGCGAACTCGGTTTTTATATAGTCAGCGATGGCAGCGGCACCGCTTATCGTATTCGTATCCGTCCGCCGAGTTTCCTGCACTTCCAGGCACTGCCGCGTATGTTAGAGGGTGGAATGGTTTCTGACACTGTAGCAGTATTGGGGAGTCTCAATGTCATCGCGGGTGAATTAGATCGGTAA
- a CDS encoding VOC family protein, which translates to MELKGIMLFVKDMKTVIAFYRDVIGLTPDEDQPFPEHRFFRFNAGACTLCLHSASKPNEGRQKLMFHVESVSAVHQHIKSKGKRLRKLENDDGHAIFDIRDPEGNRIQFYGNY; encoded by the coding sequence ATGGAACTCAAAGGCATTATGCTTTTCGTCAAAGACATGAAGACTGTCATCGCGTTTTATAGGGATGTCATCGGATTGACTCCTGACGAAGATCAACCGTTCCCGGAACACCGTTTTTTTCGCTTTAACGCAGGTGCTTGCACGTTGTGTCTCCATAGTGCCAGCAAACCCAACGAAGGGAGACAAAAACTGATGTTTCACGTTGAAAGCGTCAGTGCCGTTCATCAGCACATAAAGTCGAAAGGGAAACGGTTACGGAAACTTGAGAACGACGATGGGCATGCCATTTTCGATATCCGCGATCCAGAAGGCAACCGTATTCAGTTTTATGGCAACTACTAA
- a CDS encoding type II toxin-antitoxin system HicB family antitoxin has protein sequence MKLKVVIHKAEEGGYWAEVPSIVGCATQGDTFEELLENIYEAIEGCLSVDVNTELVERR, from the coding sequence ATGAAACTAAAAGTCGTTATCCACAAAGCTGAAGAAGGCGGATATTGGGCGGAAGTCCCATCAATCGTCGGTTGTGCTACACAAGGTGACACTTTTGAAGAATTACTTGAAAACATTTATGAAGCAATTGAAGGGTGTTTATCCGTAGATGTTAACACTGAATTGGTAGAAAGAAGATGA
- a CDS encoding NAD(P)H-dependent oxidoreductase subunit E, translating to MSDELIQIETPFAFNEENQREFDELIGRYPIKEAAMLPTLHLAQNQAGYITPAVMKYVAEQLEVSVMKVKDVVTFYPMFFEEPVGQYVIRVCHTLPCALRDCKVVLDHLKTKLNTDVASETNLAKGTTADGKFTLMKVECLASCDVAPVIMVNGDLHKNLTPEKVDELLATLAS from the coding sequence ATGTCAGATGAACTCATTCAAATCGAAACGCCTTTCGCGTTTAACGAAGAAAATCAGCGTGAATTCGACGAATTGATAGGGCGGTATCCTATTAAGGAGGCGGCGATGCTGCCGACGCTCCATCTCGCCCAGAATCAGGCAGGCTATATCACTCCTGCTGTCATGAAGTATGTCGCAGAGCAACTTGAAGTCTCCGTGATGAAAGTTAAGGATGTCGTCACTTTCTATCCGATGTTTTTTGAAGAACCGGTGGGACAGTACGTGATTCGGGTCTGCCATACGTTACCTTGTGCGTTGCGGGACTGTAAAGTCGTTTTGGACCATCTTAAGACGAAACTCAACACAGATGTCGCTTCCGAAACCAACCTCGCGAAAGGTACAACAGCTGATGGTAAATTCACGCTCATGAAAGTAGAATGTCTCGCCTCATGCGATGTTGCCCCTGTCATTATGGTGAATGGCGATTTACATAAAAATTTAACCCCGGAAAAGGTTGATGAGCTTTTAGCGACGCTTGCGAGCTAA
- the nuoF gene encoding NADH-quinone oxidoreductase subunit NuoF, which translates to MVEERRILYEHLDVPDINTFDVFRQYDGYTRFEKAIAEYQPEEIAKMVLDSGLKGRGGAGFSTGEKWSFVPRDIKPCYLCCNADESEPGTFSNRYVLEKNPHLLIEGILICCYAMGIETTYVYIRGEFTLGKKMLDAAIKEAYEKGYLGKDIRGTGLNIDIYTHPGAGAYICGEETGLIESLEGKRGQPRNKPPFPAVEGVFRKPTVVQNVETLCNLPFIIGNGVEWYTQMGPTYADTRFDPPKPDANTGTKLYCISGDVNEPGVYELDLGLTCTELIEVAGGLRGEEVKAVIPGGSSAPILTHYELDTRLDFTSLTLAKSMLGSGGIIVMNETRNIVDCLLNIMKFYAHESCGQCTPCRWGTPWVRDIVQRIADGNGRKSTITRPKFGIAEGGRWGDTGETEEIYEDLDLLESVANNIANVDTMTWNTICVFGIAVSWPAVSYMRKFRPEFEAAIREGKLVTLPVAEATVPPEENYAYQQRFIPKEFADL; encoded by the coding sequence ATGGTTGAAGAAAGACGGATTCTCTACGAGCATCTGGATGTACCTGATATTAACACGTTCGATGTCTTTCGGCAATATGATGGCTACACCCGTTTTGAGAAGGCAATTGCGGAATATCAACCTGAAGAGATCGCTAAAATGGTGTTGGATTCAGGCTTGAAAGGCAGAGGCGGTGCCGGTTTTTCTACTGGGGAAAAATGGAGTTTTGTCCCAAGGGATATAAAGCCCTGCTACCTCTGTTGCAACGCCGATGAAAGCGAACCAGGGACATTCAGTAACCGTTACGTCTTGGAGAAAAATCCACACCTATTGATTGAAGGTATCCTGATCTGCTGCTATGCCATGGGCATTGAGACAACTTACGTCTACATTCGGGGTGAATTTACGCTCGGTAAAAAGATGTTGGATGCTGCCATCAAGGAGGCTTATGAGAAAGGTTACCTCGGCAAAGACATTCGTGGCACGGGACTCAACATTGACATCTATACACACCCGGGAGCCGGTGCCTATATCTGTGGCGAGGAGACGGGATTAATTGAATCGCTTGAGGGCAAACGCGGGCAGCCTCGAAACAAACCGCCGTTCCCTGCTGTCGAAGGTGTGTTCAGAAAACCCACCGTCGTGCAGAATGTTGAGACCTTATGCAATCTCCCTTTCATTATCGGTAATGGTGTTGAATGGTATACTCAGATGGGACCGACGTATGCCGATACGCGGTTTGATCCGCCGAAACCTGATGCCAATACAGGCACGAAACTTTACTGTATCAGTGGCGATGTTAATGAACCGGGTGTTTATGAACTTGATCTCGGCTTGACGTGTACAGAACTCATTGAGGTCGCAGGTGGTTTGCGTGGCGAGGAGGTAAAAGCGGTAATCCCGGGTGGCAGTTCTGCCCCGATTTTGACGCACTATGAGTTAGACACGCGACTCGATTTTACCTCGCTTACACTCGCCAAGTCGATGCTCGGTTCCGGTGGTATCATCGTTATGAACGAAACCCGGAATATCGTGGATTGCTTGCTCAACATCATGAAGTTCTATGCGCATGAATCGTGCGGACAGTGCACACCGTGTCGTTGGGGGACACCGTGGGTGCGCGATATTGTTCAACGAATTGCCGATGGAAACGGACGAAAAAGCACCATTACACGACCCAAATTCGGGATCGCTGAAGGTGGCAGATGGGGTGATACCGGCGAAACGGAAGAAATCTACGAAGACTTAGATCTATTGGAGAGTGTCGCCAATAACATTGCGAATGTAGACACGATGACATGGAATACGATTTGTGTCTTTGGCATTGCTGTCTCGTGGCCAGCCGTGAGTTATATGCGCAAATTCCGTCCCGAATTTGAAGCCGCCATCCGTGAAGGTAAACTCGTCACCCTGCCTGTTGCCGAGGCGACAGTCCCACCGGAGGAAAACTACGCGTATCAACAGCGGTTTATTCCCAAAGAGTTCGCTGACCTGTAG
- a CDS encoding molybdopterin-dependent oxidoreductase, translating into MAFIKLNDLEIEVEDGTNVVEAAREHGIEVPHYCYHPGLTRPANCRMCLVEPHEFFPPAGAIVPARQLATGCTMVLRTAPPERKLDGKYDSIVYTDSPRVKKAREDILEFLLVHHPLDCPVCDQAGECDLQDYSYRHGHDKSRYIEVKNVPPKKDLGPDVLLYSTRCVVCTRCIRFAEEVSGTGELGLINRGSHDEIDIPRSHEGVPLQVLDNKLAGNVVDICPVGALISKDFLFKSRPWFMEKANSVCSGCSVGCNITVEYKADGVYRLKPRFHEDINQHWMCDDGRLGYHYVNSDDRLQLPLKRVDDDLSPTHWADALSIITEKLSEAEAEDIVVIGSAQGTNEDNYVLQQFAHDVLKTTQLGLFGQSPGEEHKFPQFTIEADKNPNTAGARTILGSANGNVVLEGDALWEKVSDAKVVYLVSGASERILEDAEKAALESVDFLIVQDVLPSEVTQLADVVLPGTTFAEKDGTFTNSTGWVQRIRKTIDPPGEARIDWEITQQLAKQLGGEMNYHFAGEIALAIAENVPGYTDATHQKIGDAGIKLT; encoded by the coding sequence ATGGCATTTATTAAACTGAATGACCTTGAGATAGAGGTTGAAGATGGAACGAATGTAGTCGAGGCAGCAAGAGAACACGGCATTGAGGTGCCTCACTACTGTTATCACCCCGGATTGACCCGTCCTGCAAATTGCAGAATGTGTCTTGTTGAGCCACACGAATTCTTTCCACCTGCTGGGGCGATTGTTCCGGCACGGCAACTCGCGACAGGATGCACAATGGTGCTGAGAACAGCACCTCCGGAAAGGAAACTTGACGGAAAGTACGATTCCATTGTCTATACAGATAGTCCGCGCGTCAAAAAGGCACGCGAGGATATACTGGAATTTCTGCTCGTGCATCACCCACTTGACTGTCCCGTCTGTGATCAGGCTGGTGAATGCGATTTACAAGACTATAGTTATCGGCATGGACATGATAAAAGCCGGTATATTGAGGTCAAAAATGTTCCACCCAAGAAAGACTTGGGACCGGATGTGCTCCTCTACTCAACGCGCTGTGTCGTCTGTACCCGGTGTATCCGATTTGCGGAAGAGGTTTCAGGAACCGGTGAGTTAGGCTTAATTAACCGCGGTTCCCACGATGAAATTGATATTCCGCGAAGCCACGAAGGCGTTCCTTTGCAGGTATTAGATAACAAGTTGGCGGGCAATGTCGTTGACATTTGCCCCGTCGGGGCATTGATCAGCAAAGATTTCCTGTTCAAGTCTCGTCCGTGGTTTATGGAGAAGGCGAACAGTGTCTGTTCAGGATGTAGTGTCGGTTGTAATATTACTGTAGAGTATAAAGCCGATGGTGTATATCGACTCAAGCCGCGCTTCCATGAGGATATCAACCAACATTGGATGTGTGACGATGGTCGTCTCGGTTACCACTATGTAAATAGTGATGACCGACTTCAACTTCCGCTTAAACGCGTAGATGATGACCTCTCTCCGACACATTGGGCGGATGCCTTATCAATAATTACAGAAAAGTTGTCGGAAGCGGAAGCTGAGGATATCGTGGTTATTGGCTCTGCCCAAGGCACGAATGAAGACAATTACGTTTTACAACAGTTTGCACATGATGTCCTGAAGACAACGCAATTGGGACTTTTCGGGCAGTCGCCGGGTGAAGAACATAAATTCCCACAATTTACAATTGAAGCGGACAAGAATCCGAATACCGCTGGTGCGCGAACGATACTCGGTTCCGCGAACGGGAACGTCGTTTTAGAAGGCGACGCGCTTTGGGAGAAGGTATCGGATGCCAAAGTGGTTTACCTTGTTAGCGGCGCGTCTGAACGTATCCTTGAGGATGCCGAAAAAGCTGCATTAGAGAGTGTCGATTTTCTTATCGTGCAGGACGTTTTACCATCAGAGGTGACGCAATTAGCAGATGTGGTGTTGCCCGGAACGACCTTCGCGGAGAAAGATGGCACTTTCACCAATTCGACGGGTTGGGTACAACGGATTCGCAAAACAATTGATCCACCGGGTGAAGCGCGTATAGATTGGGAGATTACACAGCAGCTTGCCAAGCAGTTAGGTGGTGAGATGAACTACCACTTTGCTGGTGAGATTGCGCTCGCGATTGCTGAAAATGTGCCAGGCTATACTGACGCAACACATCAGAAAATTGGGGATGCGGGAATTAAGTTAACCTAA
- the nuoH gene encoding NADH-quinone oxidoreductase subunit NuoH, producing MPLLVLILSSVIKIVIIVHLLLIGVMAMIWSERRVSGWMQDRLGPNRVGPQGLLQPIADGLKFLFKEDLIPDHVDKPLYVLAPAMLLVPALVTVAVVPFGNAITLFGYEIPLQIADINIGILYVLAITSLGVYGVVLGAWASNNKYSLLGGLRSSAQMISYELTLGLAIIGVLMLTSSLSLRTIAVEQGAYPWQWNFLIHFPAFLAFTTAMYAETNRLPFDLAEAEQELVAGYHTEYSSMKFAMFFMAEYMNMIVGSAVTVTLFLGGWHFFGLENVGGPVWSGLISFGIFFAKTAIFLFVFIWVRWTLPRFRYDQLMNLGWKFLLPVALSSIVVTGTLWITTGSRLVVGIGNVIAAFIVVSIVAGLLVMNRTPEPAIQDGDRQITPSALDAIK from the coding sequence ATGCCTCTTCTCGTTTTAATCCTCAGTTCAGTCATTAAGATTGTCATTATTGTCCATCTGTTGCTTATTGGTGTGATGGCAATGATCTGGTCGGAACGTCGGGTGAGCGGATGGATGCAGGATCGGTTGGGACCGAACCGTGTAGGACCACAAGGACTGCTCCAACCTATCGCAGACGGGCTTAAGTTCCTGTTTAAAGAGGATCTCATTCCAGATCACGTGGATAAACCTCTTTATGTACTTGCCCCCGCAATGCTGTTGGTTCCAGCACTTGTTACAGTCGCAGTCGTCCCATTTGGGAACGCTATCACGCTATTTGGGTATGAAATACCACTCCAAATCGCAGACATCAACATCGGCATTCTGTATGTTTTGGCGATAACGTCCCTTGGGGTCTATGGCGTTGTGCTTGGGGCGTGGGCATCAAATAATAAGTACTCGCTTTTGGGTGGTTTGCGTTCGTCGGCGCAGATGATTAGTTACGAGTTGACACTGGGGTTAGCGATTATTGGTGTTTTGATGCTGACAAGTTCGCTCAGCCTTCGGACGATCGCAGTAGAACAGGGGGCGTATCCGTGGCAATGGAACTTCTTAATTCACTTCCCCGCATTTCTTGCATTCACGACGGCGATGTATGCGGAAACGAACCGCTTACCCTTTGACCTTGCTGAAGCGGAACAGGAACTCGTCGCGGGGTATCACACCGAATACAGCAGCATGAAATTTGCGATGTTTTTCATGGCAGAATATATGAACATGATTGTCGGTTCCGCTGTGACGGTAACACTTTTTTTAGGCGGATGGCATTTCTTCGGCTTGGAAAACGTCGGAGGTCCTGTGTGGAGTGGACTTATCTCGTTCGGTATCTTCTTTGCCAAGACAGCGATTTTCCTGTTCGTGTTTATTTGGGTCCGCTGGACACTGCCTCGGTTCCGCTACGATCAGCTCATGAACTTAGGTTGGAAATTCCTGTTACCTGTTGCCTTGAGTTCAATTGTCGTAACCGGTACCTTATGGATAACGACTGGCTCTCGTTTGGTCGTAGGTATCGGCAACGTGATTGCGGCGTTCATCGTTGTGTCGATTGTAGCAGGACTGCTTGTCATGAACAGGACACCTGAACCAGCAATACAGGATGGTGACCGGCAAATTACACCCAGCGCACTAGACGCGATAAAATAG
- a CDS encoding NADH-quinone oxidoreductase subunit J encodes MNPEQILFILFGAVSLIGAIAVISFRHPIYSALSLIVTFFAQAGLFVLLGAHFVAAVQVIVYAGAIMVLFLFVIMLLNLGTLSAKGAISGKLKGFAIILGILFAAEGIYIAVNALNDTAVASAQTAAETVTTTTYDIGELLFSKYLLPFEVTSLILLAALIGVIVLVKRESQEEN; translated from the coding sequence ATGAATCCAGAACAGATTCTATTTATTCTCTTTGGAGCAGTCTCACTGATTGGCGCAATTGCTGTGATTTCGTTTCGACATCCAATTTATAGCGCGCTTTCGTTGATTGTAACGTTTTTTGCACAAGCCGGGTTGTTTGTACTGTTAGGTGCCCACTTCGTTGCGGCTGTCCAGGTAATCGTCTATGCCGGCGCAATCATGGTACTGTTTCTCTTTGTGATTATGCTCCTAAACCTCGGCACACTCTCGGCGAAAGGGGCTATTAGTGGGAAACTAAAAGGTTTCGCGATAATCTTGGGTATTCTTTTTGCTGCTGAAGGCATCTATATCGCAGTGAATGCACTCAACGATACCGCTGTTGCATCTGCACAGACTGCTGCGGAAACGGTAACGACGACAACTTATGATATTGGTGAACTCTTGTTCAGCAAGTACCTCTTACCGTTTGAAGTCACCTCACTTATTTTGTTGGCGGCGTTGATTGGTGTTATCGTCTTAGTGAAACGTGAAAGTCAAGAAGAAAACTAA
- the nuoK gene encoding NADH-quinone oxidoreductase subunit NuoK: MPLEYYLVLSALLFTTGVIGVLIRRNAIIIFMCIELMLNAANLAFVAISRSLGEATGQVFVFFVMTVAAAEVAIGLAIIVSVFKHRQTINVDEVNSLKG; this comes from the coding sequence ATGCCATTAGAATATTACCTTGTTTTGAGTGCACTCCTGTTTACAACGGGGGTCATCGGAGTCCTCATCCGTAGGAATGCCATTATTATTTTTATGTGTATCGAACTGATGCTGAATGCGGCGAACCTTGCCTTTGTAGCAATCAGTCGTAGCCTCGGTGAGGCGACGGGACAGGTATTTGTTTTCTTCGTGATGACCGTTGCAGCTGCCGAGGTCGCAATTGGTCTCGCGATCATTGTGAGTGTTTTCAAACATCGGCAGACGATTAACGTGGATGAAGTTAATTCATTGAAAGGTTAA
- the nuoL gene encoding NADH-quinone oxidoreductase subunit L gives MSQELIVVLLVAPLVGFLINGLLGKWLKGNEKLSGWIGSLAVLISLVCSIIAFTSVYGGAAPFDETLYEWITGESFAFNIGFRVDALTTVMLLVITGVGFLIHVYSIGYMHGDEGYTRYFAYLNLFVFAMLILVLGNNYLMMFVGWEGVGLCSYLLIGFWYDKQSATDAGKKAFIVNRIGDFGFLLGMFTLFAAFGTLDFGAMFEAAEADNFQKVFGASTLAIATLLLFVGAVGKSAQIPLYVWLPDAMEGPTPVSALIHAATMVTAGVYMIARSAVLYDIAHTGEVVAWIGVLTAFLAATIALAQNDIKRILAYSTVSQLGYMFVGVGVGAYASGVFHLVTHAFFKGLMFLTAGSVMHAMANELDMRKMGGLKAKMPITHWTFLIGALAIAGFPFLSGFWSKDEILHSAWSSSPIIYVIGLVTAFLTAFYMFRLIFVTFYGDSRVESEVESHLHESPPVMWLPLAILAIPSALIGLLLGWGGHESWFHHFTKSVFPEAHHDASGNVILFMVISSVVGLAGIAFAWTRYSKRVPSDEPTNALHKFVANKYYVDEVYNSLIVQPIKNASHYLLWRIVDNGVIDGIVNGVAVIIRVIGGTLRRLQTGLVQAYIVSMVLGIVLFLAYYLFFA, from the coding sequence ATGTCACAAGAACTAATTGTTGTTCTGTTAGTTGCCCCACTTGTCGGGTTTCTGATTAACGGATTGCTTGGAAAATGGCTAAAAGGTAACGAGAAACTAAGTGGGTGGATAGGTTCGCTTGCAGTGCTTATCTCCTTAGTCTGTTCGATTATCGCCTTTACCAGTGTGTACGGTGGTGCTGCCCCGTTTGATGAAACGCTTTATGAATGGATTACGGGCGAGTCGTTTGCTTTCAATATCGGATTCCGTGTAGACGCGCTAACAACGGTAATGTTGTTGGTCATCACAGGTGTTGGGTTCCTCATCCACGTATATTCGATCGGCTACATGCACGGCGATGAAGGATATACCCGCTATTTTGCCTACCTGAATCTGTTTGTTTTCGCAATGCTAATTCTCGTCCTCGGCAACAACTACCTGATGATGTTTGTTGGATGGGAAGGTGTCGGACTCTGCTCTTATCTACTGATCGGGTTCTGGTATGACAAGCAATCAGCAACGGATGCTGGGAAAAAGGCGTTTATTGTGAACCGGATTGGTGACTTCGGCTTCTTGTTGGGGATGTTTACGCTGTTTGCAGCCTTCGGAACCCTTGATTTCGGGGCAATGTTTGAAGCTGCTGAAGCAGATAATTTCCAGAAAGTCTTTGGAGCGAGTACCCTCGCGATTGCAACGCTTCTACTCTTTGTCGGTGCTGTCGGTAAATCGGCACAAATCCCCCTCTATGTATGGCTACCGGACGCGATGGAAGGTCCCACACCTGTTAGTGCATTGATTCACGCTGCGACAATGGTGACAGCGGGCGTATATATGATCGCACGCTCGGCTGTGCTTTATGACATCGCGCATACCGGTGAGGTTGTCGCATGGATTGGTGTCCTGACAGCGTTCCTCGCTGCAACAATAGCACTCGCACAAAACGATATTAAACGCATCCTCGCTTATTCGACCGTGAGCCAACTCGGCTATATGTTCGTTGGCGTTGGGGTTGGTGCTTATGCATCCGGTGTTTTCCACTTGGTAACGCATGCCTTCTTTAAGGGGTTGATGTTCCTTACCGCCGGAAGTGTAATGCACGCAATGGCGAATGAATTGGATATGCGAAAGATGGGCGGCTTGAAGGCGAAGATGCCGATAACGCATTGGACATTTTTGATCGGGGCACTTGCCATTGCAGGATTTCCGTTTCTGAGTGGCTTCTGGAGCAAGGATGAAATCCTACACAGTGCCTGGAGCAGCTCTCCCATAATTTACGTTATCGGATTAGTGACAGCGTTCCTAACAGCGTTTTATATGTTCCGTCTCATCTTTGTGACGTTTTATGGTGACTCTCGCGTTGAATCTGAAGTTGAATCGCATCTGCACGAATCACCGCCAGTTATGTGGCTGCCGTTGGCGATTTTAGCGATTCCTTCTGCTTTGATCGGATTACTATTGGGCTGGGGTGGACATGAAAGTTGGTTCCATCATTTCACGAAGAGCGTTTTTCCAGAAGCACATCATGATGCATCGGGGAATGTTATCTTGTTTATGGTAATTTCATCAGTTGTCGGTTTGGCAGGTATTGCGTTTGCATGGACGCGTTATAGTAAACGGGTGCCGTCTGACGAACCTACCAATGCATTGCATAAGTTTGTTGCAAATAAGTACTATGTTGATGAGGTTTATAACTCGCTTATTGTGCAACCGATCAAGAATGCTTCTCACTATCTATTGTGGCGGATTGTAGATAACGGCGTTATCGACGGAATTGTCAATGGTGTGGCTGTTATCATTCGGGTAATTGGTGGAACATTACGACGACTCCAGACAGGACTCGTCCAGGCTTATATCGTGTCAATGGTTTTGGGAATTGTGTTATTCCTTGCCTACTATCTATTTTTTGCTTAG